The following coding sequences lie in one Candidatus Limnocylindrales bacterium genomic window:
- a CDS encoding 3-hydroxyacyl-CoA dehydrogenase/enoyl-CoA hydratase family protein: MHLSIHKVAVLGAGVMGSQIAAHFANAGIPSYLLDIVPSQLTQEEKSKGLTLEHPTVRNRFSQVGIENVQKLRPAALYSKTLVNLMTPGNFEDHLDRLGEVDWVIEAVVENLEIKKQILAKIVPYLGQNAFVTSNTSGLSLAAMGADLPLAFQERFFITHFFNPVRYMKLLEIIPGEKTNLELVKSLADFAEETLGKGIVFGKDTPCFVANRIGAHNRGAILKIMQEEGYTVEEVDAIMGEAIGRPKTALFRLSDLVGLDTSANVIRNLYRDLPQEEDRDLFILPDFVEKMLERGWVGNKAGQGFYKKVERDGKTQFLVLDLEKMDYRPQQDVQIPSIEVAKKIDDPGARIKYMVQADDRGGRFAWKALSANLIYAAKKLGEIAEDVVNIDRAMRWGYNWELGPFETWDALGVKETVARLEREGREVPESVKTVLSRGDGTFYKQKLGTRYYFDLKGLAYQEIPLRPQHILLSGLKEQQKVIKKNPAASLIDLGDGVACLEFHTKANTIDEDLIEMIRISVEEVSQNFQGLVIGNEGVNFCAGANLVFLLAACRNQDWSRIEQGVKIFQDAVMLLRYSPKPVVAAPFGMTLGGGCEIALGSDRICAHAELYMGQVEVGVGLIPAGGGTKELLIRSEHVVKTGGPLPKVQHAFETIAYAKVSSSAKEAQELGFLMPEDKIIMNRDHLLYEAKHMVLNIARSGYRQPTPREDISVPGSGGRVALEVALKGLRLAGKISSHDEVVAKKLAYVLTGGNLLIPKKVSEQYLLDLEREAFVSLCGYEKTQQRMEHMLRTGKPLRN; this comes from the coding sequence ATGCATTTATCCATCCATAAAGTTGCAGTTTTAGGTGCCGGGGTCATGGGAAGCCAGATTGCAGCCCATTTTGCCAATGCCGGCATTCCCAGCTACCTTCTCGACATCGTTCCCTCCCAATTAACCCAAGAGGAAAAGTCCAAAGGTCTGACCCTGGAGCATCCCACGGTACGGAATCGATTTTCTCAGGTCGGAATCGAGAATGTTCAAAAGCTCCGACCTGCCGCTCTTTATTCAAAGACCCTGGTTAATCTGATGACCCCGGGTAACTTTGAGGATCATCTAGACCGGCTGGGTGAGGTCGATTGGGTGATAGAAGCCGTTGTCGAAAATTTAGAGATCAAAAAGCAAATCCTGGCCAAAATTGTACCCTACCTAGGTCAGAATGCCTTCGTAACCTCCAATACCTCGGGACTTTCTCTGGCAGCCATGGGAGCCGACCTTCCCCTTGCGTTTCAGGAACGCTTCTTCATTACCCATTTTTTTAATCCGGTTCGGTATATGAAACTCCTGGAAATCATCCCAGGAGAAAAAACAAACCTGGAACTGGTCAAATCCCTGGCCGACTTTGCCGAAGAGACTCTCGGTAAGGGGATCGTCTTCGGTAAAGATACCCCTTGTTTTGTGGCCAACCGAATCGGAGCCCATAACCGGGGGGCTATTCTAAAGATTATGCAAGAGGAGGGCTATACTGTCGAAGAGGTAGACGCTATCATGGGAGAAGCGATAGGGAGGCCAAAAACGGCGCTCTTTCGGCTAAGTGATCTGGTAGGATTAGATACCTCCGCCAACGTTATCCGTAACCTTTATCGAGATCTTCCCCAGGAGGAGGACCGGGACCTGTTTATACTTCCGGACTTTGTTGAGAAAATGTTGGAAAGGGGATGGGTTGGTAATAAGGCCGGACAGGGTTTTTACAAGAAAGTAGAACGGGATGGAAAAACTCAATTTCTGGTGCTGGATCTGGAAAAAATGGACTATCGACCTCAGCAGGATGTACAGATTCCTTCTATAGAAGTAGCAAAAAAAATCGACGACCCCGGGGCCCGGATCAAATATATGGTTCAGGCTGACGACCGGGGAGGTCGCTTTGCTTGGAAAGCCCTGAGTGCTAATCTGATTTATGCAGCCAAAAAACTTGGAGAGATCGCCGAGGATGTGGTAAATATCGATCGGGCTATGAGGTGGGGATATAACTGGGAGCTCGGTCCTTTTGAAACCTGGGATGCTTTAGGAGTCAAGGAAACGGTTGCAAGACTAGAACGAGAGGGACGTGAAGTTCCGGAATCGGTAAAGACCGTTCTTTCCAGAGGAGATGGGACCTTCTATAAACAAAAATTGGGAACCCGATACTATTTTGATCTGAAGGGTCTGGCCTATCAGGAAATCCCTCTAAGACCTCAACATATTCTTTTATCAGGCCTCAAAGAGCAACAGAAAGTCATCAAAAAAAATCCGGCAGCCAGCCTTATCGATCTGGGTGATGGGGTTGCCTGTCTGGAGTTTCATACCAAAGCTAACACCATCGACGAAGACCTCATCGAGATGATACGGATAAGTGTAGAAGAGGTTTCTCAAAATTTTCAAGGGCTGGTGATTGGAAATGAAGGGGTTAATTTCTGTGCCGGTGCCAATCTGGTCTTTCTCCTGGCCGCCTGTCGAAATCAAGATTGGAGTAGAATTGAGCAAGGGGTCAAAATCTTTCAAGATGCCGTTATGCTCCTTCGTTACTCTCCAAAGCCTGTCGTGGCAGCTCCCTTCGGAATGACTTTGGGAGGAGGTTGTGAAATCGCCCTGGGATCCGACCGAATTTGTGCCCATGCCGAGCTTTATATGGGACAGGTCGAAGTCGGAGTTGGGCTTATTCCCGCCGGCGGAGGCACAAAGGAACTTCTTATTCGAAGCGAGCACGTTGTCAAAACGGGAGGGCCTTTACCCAAAGTCCAGCATGCCTTTGAGACCATCGCCTATGCCAAAGTCTCTTCCAGCGCGAAAGAGGCCCAGGAGTTAGGATTTCTCATGCCAGAAGATAAAATCATCATGAACCGGGATCATCTTTTGTATGAAGCCAAACACATGGTTCTCAATATAGCCCGAAGCGGTTATCGGCAACCCACTCCGAGGGAAGATATTTCTGTGCCTGGATCAGGTGGGCGGGTGGCCCTGGAGGTAGCCCTCAAGGGGCTTAGACTTGCAGGAAAAATCAGCTCCCATGATGAGGTGGTCGCAAAGAAGCTGGCATACGTGCTGACCGGAGGAAATCTCCTCATCCCCAAAAAGGTTTCTGAGCAGTACCTTCTAGATCTGGAGCGGGAAGCCTTTGTAAGTCTCTGTGGGTATGAAAAGACCCAACAACGAATGGAACATATGCTAAGGACCGGAAAACCCTTGCGAAACTAG
- a CDS encoding thiolase family protein — protein sequence MKEAVIVSAVRSAIGKAHKGSLVNMRIDDLGALVVQEAVHRVPGLKVEEIEDVIIGCAMPEGEQGLNVARLISLLARIPMTAAGTTVNRFCGSSLQAINFAAQAIMTGNGEVFVAGGIESMSHVPMRGFNPSLNAKFMGEDYPDAYISMGMTAENLAEKYQISREEQDEFALLSHQKAIRAIQAGQFKREIVPVEVVLSDGTLRIFDTDESPRPDTSLSKLATLEPAFKQGGTVTAGNASPLSDGAAAVVLMSRDKAQELGIKPLAVIRAMAVAGVDPTIMGIGPVPAVQKALKRAGLTLEDMDIIELNEAFAAQALAVIRELKIDLKKLNPRGGAIALGHPLGATGARIMATLIHEMQDLDARFGLETMCIGGGQGIATIIQRED from the coding sequence ATGAAAGAAGCTGTTATTGTCAGCGCCGTTCGAAGTGCCATAGGAAAGGCCCATAAAGGATCTCTGGTTAATATGAGAATCGATGATCTGGGAGCTTTAGTGGTTCAGGAGGCTGTCCATCGGGTTCCTGGTTTAAAGGTAGAGGAGATCGAAGATGTTATTATCGGATGTGCCATGCCGGAAGGAGAGCAAGGGCTTAATGTAGCCCGGCTGATTTCTCTCTTAGCCAGAATACCCATGACGGCTGCCGGGACTACGGTCAATCGGTTTTGCGGTTCCAGCCTTCAGGCCATCAACTTTGCCGCCCAGGCCATTATGACCGGAAATGGGGAGGTATTCGTAGCCGGGGGAATCGAAAGTATGTCCCATGTTCCCATGCGGGGCTTTAATCCCAGTTTAAACGCAAAGTTCATGGGTGAGGATTATCCTGATGCCTATATTTCCATGGGGATGACGGCAGAGAACCTGGCCGAAAAATATCAAATTTCCCGTGAGGAGCAGGATGAATTCGCCCTTCTCAGTCATCAAAAGGCTATCCGGGCCATCCAGGCCGGTCAATTTAAACGGGAGATTGTCCCGGTAGAGGTAGTTCTCTCCGATGGAACCCTTCGGATTTTCGATACCGACGAAAGTCCACGCCCGGATACTTCTCTATCCAAATTGGCCACTCTGGAACCTGCTTTCAAGCAGGGGGGTACGGTGACCGCCGGAAATGCCAGTCCTCTCAGCGATGGGGCTGCCGCCGTTGTACTCATGTCCCGGGATAAAGCCCAAGAGTTGGGAATTAAACCCCTGGCAGTAATTCGAGCTATGGCGGTAGCCGGAGTCGATCCCACCATTATGGGAATAGGTCCTGTTCCGGCCGTGCAGAAGGCCTTAAAACGTGCAGGATTGACTCTGGAAGATATGGACATTATCGAACTCAATGAAGCGTTTGCCGCTCAAGCTCTGGCCGTGATTCGAGAATTAAAGATCGATCTGAAAAAACTAAATCCCCGGGGTGGGGCGATCGCCCTGGGACATCCTCTGGGAGCTACCGGAGCCCGAATTATGGCAACCCTGATCCATGAAATGCAAGATCTGGATGCCCGATTTGGATTGGAAACCATGTGTATTGGAGGAGGACAGGGAATTGCCACGATCATCCAACGGGAAGATTGA
- a CDS encoding acyl-CoA dehydrogenase family protein → MDFLIPEDLKDLKNMVRTFVRKELMPLEEEVERTGKIPEEALQKMRELGFFGLTIPTEYGGSGIGTFGYCLAAEELGWAHSAFKTICGVNNGIGSKPIVLDGTEEQKRKYLPKIASGEYITAFALSEPGAGSDAANISTQAVRKGDRYIINGRKHFITNGPLADLVTVLAVTDKEKRAHGGITAFLVEKGTPGFSVGQIHKTMGSRGVYHSELIFDNCEVPAENVIGKEGMGFITAMKTLDDGRLTLAASCVGTAERLLEMSTEYAKRRVTFGKPIAERQAIQWMLADSATEIYAARMMVYATAIRYDKGERIPAEVAMTKLYATEMVNRVADRAVQIHGGMGWIQELPVERIYRDVRVTRLYEGTSEIQRIIIARNILGYKGGLEG, encoded by the coding sequence ATGGACTTTTTAATTCCCGAAGATCTTAAAGACCTTAAAAATATGGTTCGTACCTTTGTCAGAAAAGAATTAATGCCTCTGGAAGAGGAAGTGGAACGGACTGGAAAAATTCCTGAAGAAGCCCTTCAAAAGATGAGGGAACTCGGCTTTTTTGGTTTAACGATTCCTACCGAGTATGGGGGATCCGGGATCGGTACCTTTGGATATTGTCTTGCAGCCGAAGAGCTGGGTTGGGCGCATTCAGCTTTTAAAACCATCTGTGGGGTTAATAACGGAATTGGCTCCAAACCCATTGTACTGGATGGAACTGAGGAACAGAAACGGAAGTATCTTCCTAAGATCGCCAGCGGGGAATATATCACGGCTTTTGCCCTGAGTGAGCCGGGAGCCGGGTCCGATGCCGCCAATATTTCTACCCAGGCCGTCCGAAAAGGAGACAGGTATATCATTAACGGTCGGAAACACTTCATTACCAATGGCCCCTTAGCCGATCTGGTTACAGTTCTGGCCGTTACAGATAAGGAGAAAAGAGCTCACGGCGGGATTACGGCCTTTTTGGTTGAAAAAGGAACTCCAGGATTCTCCGTAGGGCAGATTCATAAAACGATGGGAAGCCGGGGGGTTTATCACAGTGAGTTGATATTCGATAATTGTGAGGTTCCTGCCGAGAATGTAATCGGAAAGGAAGGAATGGGATTTATCACCGCCATGAAGACTCTAGATGATGGTCGTCTCACCCTGGCAGCCAGTTGTGTGGGCACAGCCGAAAGACTTCTGGAGATGTCTACGGAATATGCCAAGCGTCGCGTAACCTTCGGAAAACCCATCGCTGAAAGACAGGCCATCCAATGGATGCTGGCCGATAGTGCCACCGAGATTTACGCTGCCAGGATGATGGTCTACGCAACGGCAATTCGCTACGATAAAGGAGAGAGGATTCCGGCAGAAGTGGCCATGACAAAACTCTATGCCACCGAAATGGTTAATCGGGTTGCCGACCGAGCAGTACAGATCCATGGAGGAATGGGGTGGATTCAAGAGCTTCCCGTCGAACGAATCTACCGGGATGTTCGGGTCACCCGACTATATGAAGGGACCTCCGAGATTCAACGCATTATCATAGCTCGCAATATTTTAGGTTATAAAGGAGGTTTAGAGGGATAA
- the sixA gene encoding phosphohistidine phosphatase SixA, with protein MELYLIQHGEAKSESEDPTRPLTDRGREEVRRVADFAARIGLHPAEIRHSGKRRAEETALIFAEALFLKDKIRTVPGLAPNDDVRPLAEQLDVETQSLMVVGHLPFLSRLVSLLLVDNPDRIIVRFRMGGIVCLVRGDSAESAGIGRRWELAWIVTPDIIGPVFSTLHQSNR; from the coding sequence ATGGAACTCTATCTTATTCAACATGGTGAAGCCAAGAGCGAAAGTGAGGATCCGACACGTCCTTTAACGGATCGAGGAAGAGAAGAAGTCCGGCGTGTTGCCGATTTTGCTGCTCGGATCGGACTACACCCCGCCGAGATTCGCCACAGTGGGAAACGTCGGGCTGAGGAAACCGCGCTCATCTTCGCAGAAGCCCTTTTCTTGAAGGATAAGATCCGAACCGTTCCCGGGCTGGCACCAAACGATGATGTACGGCCGCTGGCGGAACAACTGGACGTCGAAACACAATCCCTCATGGTTGTCGGTCATCTACCGTTTCTGTCACGTCTTGTGAGTTTATTGCTTGTGGATAACCCGGACCGGATTATCGTCCGGTTTCGCATGGGTGGAATAGTCTGTCTGGTGCGAGGGGATTCCGCTGAATCGGCAGGAATCGGCCGTAGATGGGAGTTAGCCTGGATAGTTACACCGGATATTATAGGACCTGTCTTCTCTACTCTTCATCAGTCAAATCGCTAG
- a CDS encoding mandelate racemase/muconate lactonizing enzyme family protein: MKITRIDTIHVAEFPHILFVHLYTDQGIVGLGETTYGPHTVATFIHSQVAPYLLGKNPLHIERHWNEIFARGRTTLSRGAEIRGLSAIDIALWDIFGQVTGLPIYQLLGGPYRERIQIYNTCAGYRYGISATQQVAVGSFQSSKEGPYEDLEAFLYRADELAESLLSQGICAMKIWPFDQFAPKTNGQSISLEDLDKGVEPFRKIRKAVGRRMEIAVEMHGLWNLPSAIRIAKALEEIEPMWFEDPIRMDNLDALSQFKASTHIPTCASETVSTRFAFREMLERHATSIVMLDVAWAGGLSEARRIASLAETHHLPFAPHDCTGPVTLVASVHLCINAPNALIQETVRAFYYGWYPKLVTRLPRIENGYIYAPEGPGLGLALLPDVVKRSDVTIQTSTL, from the coding sequence GAGAAACCACCTATGGACCCCATACGGTAGCTACCTTTATTCACTCCCAGGTTGCCCCTTACCTGTTGGGGAAAAACCCTCTTCATATCGAACGACATTGGAATGAGATCTTTGCCCGTGGAAGAACGACTTTGAGTCGGGGTGCAGAAATTCGGGGACTCTCTGCCATTGATATCGCCCTGTGGGATATTTTCGGACAGGTCACCGGGCTTCCCATTTATCAATTGCTGGGAGGGCCTTATCGGGAGCGTATTCAAATTTACAATACCTGCGCGGGTTATCGCTATGGAATCAGTGCCACACAACAGGTGGCAGTAGGTTCTTTTCAATCTTCTAAAGAGGGTCCCTACGAAGACCTTGAAGCTTTTCTCTACCGGGCCGATGAACTGGCCGAAAGTCTGCTCAGCCAGGGAATTTGTGCCATGAAGATATGGCCCTTTGATCAGTTCGCTCCGAAAACCAACGGTCAATCCATCAGTCTTGAAGATCTGGACAAGGGTGTAGAGCCGTTCCGAAAGATACGAAAGGCGGTTGGACGTCGTATGGAGATAGCGGTAGAAATGCATGGCCTCTGGAATCTCCCCTCTGCGATACGGATTGCCAAAGCCCTTGAAGAAATCGAGCCCATGTGGTTTGAAGATCCCATTCGTATGGACAATCTGGATGCCCTATCCCAGTTTAAGGCCTCTACCCACATCCCAACTTGTGCCAGCGAAACCGTATCTACCCGTTTTGCTTTTCGTGAGATGTTAGAACGTCATGCCACCAGCATTGTCATGCTGGATGTAGCCTGGGCAGGTGGCCTGTCAGAAGCCCGCCGTATCGCTTCACTGGCCGAAACTCATCACCTCCCCTTTGCTCCCCATGACTGCACAGGTCCCGTAACCCTCGTGGCTTCGGTTCATCTGTGCATAAACGCACCTAACGCTTTAATTCAAGAGACCGTACGGGCCTTCTACTATGGTTGGTATCCCAAGCTGGTGACCCGGCTTCCCCGTATAGAAAACGGATATATCTATGCACCTGAAGGCCCGGGACTGGGTCTTGCCTTGCTGCCAGACGTAGTAAAGCGATCCGACGTAACAATCCAGACTTCGACTTTATAA